In a single window of the Anaerotruncus rubiinfantis genome:
- a CDS encoding DUF4364 family protein yields MYDVFRAGVEPGGLTADYEIKILICYILKKLEKPMPVSALIEVFVAEGIGNYFEVASAASGLVRSGHIEIVCAAEGEKCYQAANLGVRTAEMFEKNLPLSVREKSVQAAQRHLLMKERRAHNKTAVQKVEDGYLLTLTITDVGSDLLSVTILLPDEACCGQVQERFLEDPVVVYKGIVALLTGSFENMGALVDGENRPQKG; encoded by the coding sequence ATGTATGACGTGTTTCGCGCGGGCGTTGAACCAGGCGGTTTGACAGCCGATTATGAAATAAAGATCCTGATCTGTTACATCCTGAAAAAGCTTGAGAAACCGATGCCGGTTTCCGCTTTGATTGAGGTTTTTGTGGCGGAAGGAATCGGGAATTATTTTGAGGTGGCCAGCGCCGCATCCGGACTTGTTCGAAGCGGACATATTGAAATCGTCTGCGCGGCGGAAGGGGAAAAATGCTATCAGGCCGCCAATCTGGGCGTGCGCACCGCGGAGATGTTTGAAAAGAATCTCCCGCTGAGTGTGCGGGAGAAATCCGTGCAGGCAGCGCAGCGTCATCTGCTCATGAAAGAACGGCGGGCGCATAATAAAACTGCTGTCCAAAAAGTGGAGGACGGATATCTTTTGACGCTGACGATCACCGATGTGGGCAGCGACCTGCTTTCCGTGACCATCCTGCTGCCTGATGAGGCGTGCTGCGGACAGGTGCAGGAACGTTTTCTGGAGGACCCAGTGGTGGTTTACAAAGGGATTGTGGCGCTGCTTACGGGCAGTTTTGAGAATATGGGTGCCCTTGTGGACGGCGAAAACAGGCCGCAAAAGGGGTAA
- a CDS encoding TVP38/TMEM64 family protein — MKDQSSQNKKQFFLLGLAFGIGFLLIGGCTLLLMPWFRQLSDPAAQQALQEWIHSLGMAGWLFTLCIQILQIIVAFIPGEPVELLAGVLYGTWGGLATCLLGVLLASSTIFFSVRRFGYKLIRRLFGEDKLKEFDFLSNTEKVEAVTFVLFLIPGTPKDMLTYLAGVSRIKAADFLFISTFARIPSIITSTMMGATVSRGNWKLALVAFLLTAAIGFFGIFYKKKIMESLHRHSRKKRA; from the coding sequence ATGAAAGATCAATCCTCACAAAATAAAAAACAATTTTTTTTGCTCGGGCTGGCATTCGGTATCGGCTTCCTTTTGATCGGCGGCTGCACACTCCTGCTCATGCCCTGGTTCAGACAGCTATCAGATCCGGCCGCGCAGCAGGCGCTTCAGGAATGGATCCATTCGCTTGGTATGGCCGGCTGGCTTTTTACGCTATGCATCCAGATACTGCAAATCATTGTCGCTTTTATCCCTGGCGAACCGGTCGAACTGCTTGCTGGTGTGCTCTATGGCACCTGGGGCGGGCTTGCCACCTGCCTGCTTGGCGTGCTGCTGGCCTCTTCCACCATCTTTTTTTCCGTGCGCAGATTCGGCTACAAGCTGATCCGCCGCCTTTTCGGAGAGGACAAGCTCAAAGAGTTTGATTTCCTGAGCAATACCGAAAAAGTCGAGGCTGTCACCTTTGTCCTGTTCCTCATACCCGGCACTCCAAAGGACATGCTCACCTATCTCGCCGGAGTCAGCCGGATCAAAGCCGCTGATTTTCTATTCATCTCCACCTTCGCACGCATCCCTTCTATTATCACTTCCACCATGATGGGCGCAACAGTCAGCCGCGGCAACTGGAAGCTCGCACTGGTTGCCTTCCTGCTCACCGCTGCCATCGGTTTCTTCGGCATTTTTTATAAAAAGAAAATCATGGAATCCCTGCACCGCCACAGCAGAAAAAAAAGGGCCTGA
- a CDS encoding TIGR03905 family TSCPD domain-containing protein, translating to MEIHYKTKGVCSREMNIDVEDGIIRDIEIIGGCNGNLQGICALVKGQKAKDVIELLKGIKCGGKSTSCPDQLSIALTQAIDP from the coding sequence TTGGAAATCCATTACAAAACGAAAGGCGTCTGTTCACGGGAAATGAATATCGATGTGGAGGACGGCATTATCAGGGACATAGAAATCATCGGAGGCTGCAACGGAAATCTGCAGGGAATCTGCGCGCTGGTCAAGGGCCAGAAAGCGAAGGACGTGATTGAACTGTTAAAGGGCATCAAATGCGGGGGGAAAAGCACCTCTTGCCCGGATCAGCTTTCGATCGCGCTCACGCAGGCAATCGATCCCTGA
- a CDS encoding NAD(P)-dependent malic enzyme, with amino-acid sequence MDLKEKALQKHYEWQGKIEVVSRAPLNTREDLSLAYTPGVAQASLAVAEDEDLSYTLTRRGNMVAVITDGTAVLGLGDIGPAAAMPVMEGKCALFKAFADVDAFPICINSKDVDTIVNTVKLIEKSFGGINLEDIGAPRCFEVERRLKEECDIPVFHDDQHGTAIIASAAIINAIKVTGREMGKLKIVVNGAGAAGISIAKLLLKMGFGEVTMCDIGGIIYEGADWLTGPQAEMAKVTNPAKQQGKLADALVGADLFIGVSRPGLVTREMVATMAKDPIIFAMANPTPEIMPDEAKAGGAAVVGTGRSDFPNQINNVLAFPGIFKGALAVRARGITEEMKVAAAKAIAAMVSESELCADFILPDPLNKKVADAVAKAVADEAVRTGTARVNLKK; translated from the coding sequence ATGGATCTGAAAGAAAAAGCGCTGCAAAAGCATTACGAATGGCAGGGGAAGATCGAAGTGGTTTCCCGCGCCCCGCTCAATACAAGGGAGGATCTTTCGCTGGCGTACACGCCGGGCGTTGCTCAGGCGAGCCTGGCGGTCGCGGAGGATGAGGACCTTTCCTACACACTCACCCGCCGCGGCAATATGGTGGCGGTCATCACCGACGGCACCGCCGTGCTTGGACTGGGTGATATTGGACCGGCGGCAGCCATGCCGGTTATGGAGGGAAAGTGCGCCCTGTTTAAGGCGTTTGCGGATGTGGATGCGTTCCCGATCTGTATCAACAGCAAAGATGTGGATACCATTGTAAACACCGTCAAGCTCATTGAGAAGAGCTTCGGCGGCATTAACTTGGAGGATATCGGCGCGCCGCGCTGCTTTGAGGTCGAACGCCGGCTCAAGGAGGAGTGTGACATCCCGGTATTCCATGACGATCAGCATGGCACGGCCATCATTGCGAGCGCCGCGATCATTAATGCGATCAAGGTCACCGGACGCGAGATGGGGAAACTGAAAATCGTTGTAAACGGCGCTGGCGCGGCTGGAATTTCCATTGCGAAGCTGCTTCTTAAAATGGGCTTTGGCGAGGTCACCATGTGCGATATCGGCGGCATCATCTATGAGGGCGCGGACTGGCTGACCGGTCCGCAGGCGGAAATGGCCAAGGTTACCAATCCCGCCAAACAGCAGGGTAAGCTGGCGGATGCGCTGGTTGGCGCGGATTTGTTTATCGGCGTTTCCCGTCCGGGCCTTGTGACCCGGGAGATGGTCGCCACCATGGCGAAGGACCCGATTATCTTTGCGATGGCCAATCCCACGCCAGAGATCATGCCGGACGAAGCAAAGGCCGGTGGAGCGGCTGTGGTTGGGACCGGACGAAGCGACTTCCCGAACCAGATCAACAATGTGCTCGCCTTTCCGGGCATCTTTAAGGGGGCCTTGGCGGTACGCGCGCGCGGCATCACCGAGGAGATGAAGGTTGCGGCCGCCAAGGCGATCGCCGCGATGGTTTCGGAAAGCGAGCTTTGCGCGGACTTTATCCTTCCGGACCCGCTCAACAAAAAGGTGGCCGATGCGGTTGCCAAAGCCGTGGCGGATGAAGCGGTGCGCACCGGGACCGCGCGCGTCAATCTGAAGAAGTAA
- a CDS encoding PHP domain-containing protein, with amino-acid sequence MIGDLHCHSRFSDGSMGIDDLIFYAKRAGLDFIALTDHDTLSGNNRAEQLGKRFGIGVIPGVEISAFDRSRGRKVHLLCYQPKTPDRLEGLLKRTLENRDKCVRESMRKVMQLFPVTEEHILRNAKGSASLYYAHIMNALIDLGYTNEIYGKLFKELLGPQGSCYVRHEYPDVWEAAKLIRSAGGICVVAHPSSYRSIELAGELAREGLCDGLERFHPNNRPEDDAALDALIETYHLIPTGGTDFHGGFTSRPNPIGTCLTEKNSLERIFKLSKSR; translated from the coding sequence ATGATCGGAGATTTACATTGTCATTCACGGTTTTCAGACGGCTCTATGGGCATAGATGATCTGATCTTCTACGCCAAAAGGGCGGGGCTCGATTTTATTGCGCTGACCGACCACGATACCCTGTCCGGCAACAACCGCGCGGAACAGCTGGGAAAACGGTTTGGCATCGGGGTGATCCCGGGCGTGGAAATTTCCGCCTTTGATCGGAGCCGCGGCCGCAAGGTGCATCTTCTCTGCTATCAGCCCAAAACCCCGGACCGGCTAGAAGGTTTGCTGAAACGCACACTGGAAAACCGCGACAAATGCGTGCGTGAGAGCATGCGCAAGGTGATGCAGCTTTTCCCTGTGACCGAGGAGCACATCCTGCGCAACGCGAAAGGTTCCGCGTCGCTTTATTACGCGCACATTATGAATGCGCTGATCGACCTCGGCTACACCAATGAGATTTACGGAAAGCTTTTCAAAGAGCTGCTTGGCCCGCAGGGAAGCTGTTATGTGCGTCATGAATATCCCGACGTGTGGGAAGCTGCAAAACTCATCCGCAGCGCGGGCGGGATCTGCGTGGTGGCGCATCCGTCCTCCTACCGTTCGATCGAGCTTGCCGGGGAGCTTGCGCGGGAGGGCCTGTGCGACGGCCTGGAGCGGTTCCACCCGAACAACCGTCCGGAGGACGATGCCGCGCTCGACGCGCTCATTGAAACCTATCACCTGATCCCAACCGGCGGCACCGATTTCCATGGGGGCTTTACCTCGCGCCCAAACCCCATCGGCACCTGCCTGACCGAAAAAAATTCGCTCGAACGGATTTTTAAGCTGTCCAAGAGCCGTTAG
- a CDS encoding DnaD domain protein: protein MSYCIDAGIWSSVFAVPAAVVDEHIKMCSPLSLKILLVMLRHGGIPVDASWLSEQLNISPADISDALGYWVETGIVRRTDAPPVAAPARMAEPAAAAPSAAAAAVREEHAPTGQRIVTISARPKIAREDIVEMANADPSLSQLLREAQSILGAPLTPVESEILIALSTYYGMRCDVTLMLLQYCVSTGHKSMNYVEKTAASWLERGIDTHEKVEQEILRLMQHNENESKVVKAFGLHSRGLTPREREFVGSWFLLGLDEKLICLACERAAENTGKVSFAYADRIIQSWKQKGIVSVKAALDDLSAGNPAKQKQNKSAQTGDSSLDMDKIHRLLHGQTEG from the coding sequence ATGTCTTATTGTATTGACGCGGGGATCTGGTCCTCTGTTTTTGCCGTCCCGGCCGCGGTTGTGGACGAGCATATCAAGATGTGTTCCCCGCTTTCCCTAAAAATCCTGCTGGTCATGCTGCGCCACGGGGGGATCCCGGTCGACGCTTCCTGGCTTTCCGAACAGCTCAATATCTCCCCCGCCGACATTTCCGACGCGCTTGGCTACTGGGTCGAGACCGGCATCGTCCGCCGGACGGATGCGCCGCCTGTTGCCGCGCCCGCCCGTATGGCGGAACCTGCCGCGGCTGCTCCCTCCGCCGCGGCTGCGGCAGTGCGGGAGGAACATGCCCCCACCGGACAGAGGATCGTCACCATATCCGCGCGGCCCAAAATCGCGCGGGAGGACATCGTCGAAATGGCAAACGCTGACCCTTCCCTCTCCCAACTGCTGCGGGAGGCGCAGAGCATCCTTGGCGCGCCGCTCACACCGGTGGAAAGTGAAATTCTGATCGCGCTTTCCACCTATTACGGGATGCGCTGCGATGTCACGCTGATGTTGCTGCAATACTGCGTTTCCACCGGCCATAAAAGCATGAATTACGTTGAGAAAACCGCTGCTTCCTGGCTCGAACGGGGCATCGACACGCATGAAAAGGTCGAGCAGGAAATCCTGCGGCTGATGCAGCACAACGAAAATGAATCGAAAGTCGTAAAAGCGTTCGGTCTTCACAGCCGCGGGCTTACCCCGCGGGAACGGGAGTTCGTCGGCAGCTGGTTTTTGCTTGGGCTCGATGAAAAACTCATCTGCCTCGCCTGCGAACGCGCCGCTGAAAACACCGGCAAGGTTTCGTTCGCCTACGCTGACCGGATTATTCAATCCTGGAAGCAAAAAGGCATCGTTTCCGTCAAGGCCGCGCTCGACGATCTGTCGGCGGGAAATCCCGCCAAACAAAAACAGAACAAATCCGCACAGACCGGCGACAGCTCGCTTGACATGGATAAAATACACCGGCTGCTGCACGGCCAGACCGAAGGCTAG
- a CDS encoding ATP-binding protein, which translates to MGYAKEIYSQARQILDERRQKAQMRAEQRRTELYRELPRLSEIERMLARTGIAAAQAALAGGGAQEQIERLKQQNLALQKERAQILRDAGLPEDFLAVHYVCPDCGDTGYVGQDRCACLAKLLRQLAYGKLSDTVSGASDCRFENFSLSYYPDEPSGPYGIVPRRAMDKVLNACRAYARNFTPRSDSLLLCGGTGLGKTHLSLAIAGEVTNRGFGVVYTSSQRLLDRLSQQQFSRDITEDYQQMALSCDLLIIDDLGAEFSTAFTVAALYNLINSRIIENRPCVISTNLDENGLRERYGDRILSRLLCAYRPLQFYGEDIRMIKRFACAK; encoded by the coding sequence ATGGGATACGCAAAGGAAATCTACAGCCAGGCGCGCCAGATCCTGGATGAACGCAGGCAGAAAGCGCAAATGCGCGCCGAACAGCGCCGCACGGAGCTTTACCGCGAGCTGCCGCGCCTTTCGGAAATCGAACGGATGCTCGCACGCACCGGCATCGCGGCTGCGCAAGCGGCGCTCGCGGGCGGCGGCGCGCAGGAACAAATCGAACGGCTCAAGCAACAGAATCTCGCACTGCAAAAGGAGCGCGCGCAGATTCTGCGGGACGCGGGGCTGCCGGAGGACTTTCTGGCGGTACACTACGTCTGCCCGGACTGCGGCGATACCGGTTATGTCGGACAGGATCGATGCGCCTGTTTGGCAAAGCTTCTGCGCCAGCTCGCTTACGGCAAGCTCAGCGATACGGTCAGCGGCGCCTCCGACTGCCGTTTTGAAAATTTCAGCCTCAGTTACTACCCGGACGAACCCAGCGGTCCTTATGGAATCGTTCCGCGCCGCGCGATGGACAAGGTACTGAACGCCTGCCGCGCCTATGCCCGCAACTTTACCCCGCGCAGCGACAGCCTGCTGCTTTGCGGCGGCACCGGGCTTGGCAAAACCCATCTTTCGCTCGCCATCGCCGGCGAGGTGACAAACCGGGGTTTCGGCGTGGTCTACACCTCTTCCCAACGGCTGCTCGACAGGCTTTCCCAGCAGCAGTTCAGCCGGGATATCACCGAGGATTATCAGCAGATGGCGCTTTCCTGCGACCTGCTCATCATCGACGACCTCGGCGCGGAATTTTCCACAGCCTTCACGGTGGCCGCGCTCTATAACCTTATCAACTCTCGGATCATTGAAAACCGTCCCTGCGTCATCAGTACCAATCTCGACGAAAATGGCCTGCGCGAACGCTACGGCGACCGGATCCTTTCCCGGCTGCTCTGTGCTTACCGGCCGCTCCAATTTTACGGCGAGGACATCCGGATGATCAAACGTTTCGCTTGTGCAAAGTAG
- a CDS encoding sugar phosphate isomerase/epimerase family protein has protein sequence MKIAFSTLGCPGWSWDEIFATAKDLGLDGIEVRGIENQMYAPKIKAFGAENARMTMERLKKAGMEIPMLTSGACLGAPGDTECFVQEAKDYIDLAARLSVPFVRVMISSYPDPRPEDNVLQAKGLYDKLCSYAKGTGVSVLIETSGSLADSKSLRNFMNGTDPETAGVLWDLHHPFRFYHENPAETYANIGQWVKYMHVKDSVIQNGQVAYRMMGYGDVPVFDALRLLEDNGYQGYVTLEWVKRWCPDLQEPGIVFAHFANYMTFLKNQLK, from the coding sequence ATGAAAATCGCTTTTTCGACTTTGGGATGCCCAGGCTGGTCGTGGGATGAAATTTTCGCCACGGCAAAGGACCTCGGGCTGGACGGGATCGAGGTTCGCGGCATCGAAAACCAGATGTACGCGCCGAAGATCAAGGCGTTTGGGGCGGAGAACGCGCGGATGACGATGGAGCGGCTCAAAAAGGCCGGCATGGAAATCCCAATGCTCACCTCGGGCGCCTGCCTGGGCGCGCCGGGCGACACGGAATGCTTTGTGCAGGAGGCGAAGGATTATATCGACCTGGCGGCGCGGCTTTCGGTGCCGTTTGTGCGGGTGATGATTTCTAGCTACCCCGACCCGCGCCCGGAGGACAATGTTTTGCAGGCGAAGGGCCTCTATGACAAGCTCTGCTCCTATGCCAAGGGGACCGGTGTTTCGGTGCTGATTGAAACGAGCGGCTCGCTTGCCGACAGTAAATCGCTGCGGAATTTTATGAACGGCACCGACCCCGAGACGGCGGGCGTGTTGTGGGATTTGCATCATCCGTTCCGTTTTTATCATGAAAATCCGGCCGAGACTTATGCGAATATCGGCCAATGGGTCAAGTATATGCACGTCAAAGATTCGGTTATCCAAAATGGACAGGTGGCCTATCGGATGATGGGCTACGGCGACGTGCCGGTTTTCGACGCGCTGCGGCTGCTTGAGGACAACGGCTATCAGGGCTATGTCACGCTCGAATGGGTCAAACGCTGGTGTCCTGACCTGCAGGAGCCGGGTATTGTGTTCGCGCACTTCGCAAATTATATGACCTTCCTCAAAAACCAGCTCAAATAA
- a CDS encoding PASTA domain-containing protein has translation MAVNEHKLCMGCMSPLFEEGEPCRACGYDGAAEPDLNYLPPRSRIGGGRYLVGKRYASDPEGVWYVGYDCEEEMRVWLREYAPHSITRRDHETFAVQPLASSEAQYKALMSDFEDLCRSVMNLSPGEKVTPLIDLCYENNTIYAVYRYIKTITLESFLERSGGKLSWRHTKKLLMPLYHTVENVHKAGLIHRGLSPKTIQLDQSGALWLSCFSVAAARTNKSELGAQLFAGYSAPEQYSLNSWQGTWTDVYALGAITYRTLTGEIPPAAIDRIYGDDLLDSQVIGPQMTESAVNAINHALAVEIEDRTQTAEAFIAELLATDGSNTAVYTAPVPRRSYETPEDSLYRQELRQTVAEQERRANLPPHTDGRFATSIDLVPPKPPVNSRQVRGGAGAVGPVDERKTVKRRRRQKKSHPVLAWLLSALVATAALAGAMYYISTTYLGDLLTPGSSQSSSSQNASAMAGVDFSEDEEIDETVVPKFVGITADTIDYNKVPIEIEEKFNDDYERGVVFEQQPVEGTPLDDISKITLFVSKGVEKVEMPEVVDLTVEEAMGLLQGLGINYDVIDVFNKDYEPGIVARTDTEPGTELDKNKSRVILYTRMMPESSEEDEEDEDEEESSSKKSSKKSSSSKKSSSSKKSSSSKSSSSRLINSKD, from the coding sequence ATGGCAGTCAATGAACACAAGCTTTGTATGGGCTGTATGTCCCCGCTTTTTGAGGAGGGGGAGCCCTGCCGCGCCTGCGGTTATGACGGCGCGGCGGAACCAGACCTGAATTATCTTCCGCCGCGGTCCCGTATTGGCGGCGGGAGATACCTTGTGGGAAAACGTTATGCCAGCGACCCGGAAGGCGTATGGTATGTCGGATATGACTGCGAGGAGGAGATGCGGGTCTGGCTGCGCGAATATGCGCCGCACAGCATCACCCGCCGTGACCATGAGACCTTTGCGGTACAGCCGCTCGCCAGTTCGGAGGCGCAGTACAAGGCGCTGATGTCCGATTTTGAGGATTTGTGCCGTTCGGTGATGAATCTTTCACCCGGTGAAAAGGTCACGCCGCTCATCGATCTGTGCTATGAGAACAACACCATCTACGCGGTCTACCGCTATATCAAGACCATCACCCTCGAATCTTTCCTGGAGCGCAGCGGCGGAAAGCTCAGCTGGCGGCATACGAAAAAGCTGCTGATGCCGCTCTACCATACGGTGGAAAACGTCCATAAAGCGGGGCTCATTCATCGCGGCCTCTCCCCAAAGACCATCCAGCTCGACCAGTCGGGCGCGCTGTGGCTCAGCTGTTTTTCAGTGGCGGCCGCGCGCACCAACAAAAGCGAGCTCGGCGCACAGCTCTTTGCGGGTTACTCCGCGCCGGAGCAGTATTCGCTGAACAGCTGGCAGGGCACTTGGACCGACGTCTATGCGCTCGGCGCGATCACCTATCGCACGTTGACCGGCGAGATTCCGCCCGCTGCGATTGACCGCATCTATGGGGATGACCTGCTCGACAGCCAGGTGATCGGCCCGCAGATGACCGAGAGCGCTGTCAACGCGATCAACCATGCGCTGGCGGTCGAGATTGAGGACCGCACCCAGACGGCAGAAGCATTTATCGCGGAGCTGCTCGCGACCGACGGCTCAAATACGGCGGTGTATACGGCGCCGGTTCCGCGCAGAAGCTACGAAACGCCGGAGGACAGCCTTTACCGGCAGGAGCTGCGTCAGACGGTGGCCGAACAGGAACGCCGGGCGAATCTCCCGCCGCATACCGACGGCCGGTTTGCCACAAGCATTGACCTGGTGCCGCCGAAGCCGCCCGTAAATTCCAGGCAGGTCCGCGGCGGCGCGGGCGCGGTGGGGCCGGTGGATGAACGAAAGACAGTGAAGCGCCGCAGACGGCAGAAAAAGTCGCATCCGGTGCTGGCGTGGCTTTTGTCCGCGCTGGTTGCGACCGCCGCGCTTGCCGGTGCGATGTATTACATCTCCACGACCTATCTTGGCGACCTGCTCACGCCGGGCAGCTCACAGAGCTCCTCCAGCCAGAACGCCTCCGCCATGGCGGGCGTGGACTTCTCGGAGGATGAGGAAATCGATGAAACCGTCGTACCAAAATTTGTGGGCATCACAGCGGACACAATCGACTACAATAAGGTGCCGATTGAAATAGAAGAAAAATTTAATGACGATTATGAACGGGGCGTTGTGTTCGAGCAGCAGCCGGTGGAAGGCACGCCGCTCGACGATATCTCAAAGATCACCCTGTTCGTTTCCAAGGGTGTAGAAAAGGTCGAGATGCCCGAGGTGGTCGATCTGACGGTCGAGGAGGCAATGGGCCTGTTGCAGGGACTTGGGATCAACTATGACGTGATTGATGTCTTCAACAAGGATTACGAGCCGGGCATCGTGGCCCGGACCGATACCGAACCGGGCACCGAGCTTGATAAGAATAAGAGCCGGGTGATCCTTTATACCCGGATGATGCCGGAATCGAGTGAAGAAGACGAGGAAGATGAGGATGAAGAAGAATCCTCATCCAAAAAATCCTCCAAGAAATCTTCCTCCTCTAAAAAATCTTCCTCTTCCAAGAAATCCAGCTCCTCGAAGAGCTCTTCGAGCAGGCTTATCAATTCCAAGGATTAA
- a CDS encoding AMP-binding protein, producing MNELMSITVGNLLEQVADRYPDDQAVKYTDRPFDMTWREFDDEVNRIAKGFLALGIGKGDHVAIWATNVPEWLLTLFASAKIGAVLVTVNTNYKVFELEYLLRQSDSKALVMIRNFKENNYVDTINELCPTLKDAKPGDFSDPKLPFLKDIIFVGEDTPAGMIAWNDLHELGKSVPEESFRAIFDSIDPHDVTNMQYTSGTTGFPKGVMLTHYNIVNNGKSIGDCMKFTHDDKLCICVPFFHCFGLVLAVMASLTHATAMVPIPYYRPTAVMQALQNEQCTAVHGVPTMFIAMLEHPTFHDYKFPRLRTGIMAGSPCPIKVMQLVVDKMGMREITITYGQTEASPATTMTTTEDSLELRVTTVGKSMPFVETKIVDPETGETLPPNTPGEFCARGYNIMKGYYKMEEATRQAIDADGWLHSGDLAMVDENGYYKITGRIKDMIIRGGENIYPKEIEEFLYTHPEVRDVQVIGVPDKQYGEEVCACIIPRAWEDCTSAEAIQEAVRANMARHKVPKYVLFMDSFPMTASGKIQKFKLREYATEKLGLQDDAAIETA from the coding sequence GTGAACGAATTAATGTCGATTACGGTTGGGAATCTGCTCGAGCAGGTTGCCGACCGGTATCCGGACGACCAGGCGGTGAAATATACCGACCGGCCGTTCGACATGACCTGGCGTGAATTTGATGATGAGGTTAACCGGATTGCCAAGGGCTTTCTGGCATTGGGGATTGGAAAAGGCGATCATGTGGCGATCTGGGCGACCAATGTGCCCGAATGGCTGCTGACGCTGTTTGCCTCGGCCAAGATTGGTGCGGTGCTCGTGACGGTCAACACGAACTACAAGGTGTTCGAGCTTGAGTACCTTTTGCGCCAGTCGGATTCGAAAGCGCTGGTCATGATCCGCAATTTTAAAGAGAATAATTACGTTGACACGATCAATGAGCTGTGTCCCACCTTAAAGGACGCAAAGCCCGGCGATTTCTCCGATCCGAAGCTGCCGTTTCTCAAGGATATCATCTTCGTGGGAGAGGATACCCCGGCTGGGATGATCGCCTGGAACGACCTGCATGAATTGGGCAAGTCGGTGCCGGAGGAAAGCTTCCGTGCGATCTTCGACAGCATCGATCCGCACGATGTGACCAATATGCAGTACACCTCGGGTACCACTGGATTCCCAAAAGGGGTCATGCTGACCCATTATAACATTGTCAACAACGGCAAATCGATCGGGGACTGCATGAAATTTACCCACGACGACAAGCTCTGTATCTGCGTGCCGTTTTTCCACTGCTTCGGGCTGGTGCTCGCGGTCATGGCGAGCCTGACCCACGCGACCGCGATGGTGCCGATCCCGTATTACCGCCCGACAGCGGTCATGCAGGCGCTCCAGAATGAACAGTGCACCGCGGTGCACGGCGTGCCGACCATGTTCATCGCCATGCTCGAGCACCCGACCTTCCACGACTACAAATTCCCGCGGCTGCGCACCGGCATCATGGCGGGCTCGCCTTGCCCGATCAAGGTGATGCAGCTGGTCGTCGACAAGATGGGGATGCGGGAGATCACGATTACATACGGCCAGACCGAGGCCTCTCCGGCAACCACCATGACCACCACGGAGGACAGCCTTGAACTGCGGGTTACTACCGTGGGCAAATCGATGCCGTTCGTCGAGACGAAGATTGTCGACCCGGAGACGGGCGAAACGCTTCCGCCAAACACCCCGGGTGAATTCTGCGCGCGTGGTTACAACATTATGAAGGGCTACTATAAGATGGAGGAGGCCACCCGCCAGGCGATCGATGCGGACGGCTGGCTGCATTCAGGCGACCTTGCGATGGTGGATGAGAACGGCTATTATAAGATCACCGGCCGCATCAAGGATATGATCATCCGCGGCGGCGAAAATATCTATCCCAAGGAGATTGAAGAGTTCCTCTATACCCATCCCGAGGTGCGGGACGTGCAGGTCATCGGCGTGCCGGATAAACAGTACGGTGAAGAGGTCTGTGCCTGCATCATTCCGCGCGCATGGGAGGACTGTACCAGCGCCGAAGCGATCCAGGAAGCAGTGCGCGCCAATATGGCGCGGCATAAAGTGCCGAAATATGTGCTCTTTATGGACAGTTTTCCAATGACCGCAAGCGGAAAAATCCAGAAGTTCAAGCTGCGCGAATATGCGACCGAAAAGCTCGGGCTTCAGGACGACGCGGCGATTGAGACCGCGTAA